Proteins encoded within one genomic window of Acidithiobacillus sp. AMEEHan:
- the hpnJ gene encoding hopanoid biosynthesis associated radical SAM protein HpnJ has product MTMKTLFLQAPSFEGFDGGAGSRYQAKREIRSFWFPTWLAQPAAMIPGSRLLDAPPADITVEETLRIAASYELCIIHTSTPSFPSDVRMAEMLKARYPKMIIGLVGAKVAVEPEESLQASPAIDFVAREEFDYTLKEIAEGRPLAEVDGINYRDSNGLLVRTPDRAMIEDMDALPFVSEVYKRDLHIEDYFIGYLKHPYISFYTGRGCRSQCTFCLWPQTVGGHRYRTRSAASVIEEVKYIQKAFPQVQEVFFDDDTFTDDRPRAEEIARGLGKLGVTWSCNAKANVPYDTLKVLRDNGLRLLLVGYESGNQQILNNIKKGLKVEAARKFTADCHKLGIAIHGTFILGLPGETKETIQQTIQFAKEINPHTIQVSLAAPYPGTYLYNQAKEQGWLTEEDEAHLVNDRGVQISPMSYPHLNHTEIFDSVEVMYKKFYFRAGKIAEITGEMLRSSQMMKRRLREGVEFVRFLRQRHG; this is encoded by the coding sequence ATGACCATGAAAACCTTGTTCCTGCAGGCGCCTTCCTTCGAAGGGTTTGATGGGGGAGCGGGCTCCCGCTACCAGGCCAAGCGCGAGATTCGCTCTTTCTGGTTTCCCACCTGGCTGGCCCAGCCGGCGGCCATGATTCCCGGCAGTCGTCTACTCGACGCCCCGCCGGCCGATATCACTGTGGAAGAGACCCTGCGCATTGCTGCCAGCTACGAGTTGTGCATCATTCACACCAGTACCCCTTCCTTTCCTTCTGACGTCCGCATGGCGGAAATGCTCAAGGCGCGTTATCCCAAGATGATTATCGGTCTGGTTGGCGCCAAAGTCGCGGTGGAGCCCGAAGAGTCCCTGCAGGCATCGCCCGCCATCGATTTCGTGGCGCGGGAAGAGTTCGATTACACCCTGAAAGAGATCGCCGAGGGGCGGCCACTGGCGGAAGTGGATGGTATCAACTACCGCGACAGCAATGGGCTGCTGGTGCGCACTCCTGATCGCGCCATGATCGAGGATATGGATGCTTTGCCCTTCGTCTCAGAAGTCTACAAGCGCGATCTGCACATCGAAGACTACTTCATCGGCTATCTGAAACATCCCTACATTTCTTTCTATACTGGGCGTGGCTGTCGCTCGCAGTGTACCTTCTGCCTCTGGCCGCAGACGGTCGGTGGTCATCGCTACCGCACCCGTAGCGCCGCCAGTGTCATCGAAGAGGTGAAGTACATCCAGAAGGCCTTTCCGCAGGTGCAGGAAGTCTTTTTCGATGATGATACCTTCACCGACGATCGTCCGCGTGCGGAGGAGATCGCCCGTGGCCTTGGCAAGCTCGGCGTCACCTGGTCCTGCAACGCCAAGGCCAACGTCCCCTACGACACCCTCAAGGTTCTGCGTGATAATGGCTTGCGCCTGCTGCTGGTGGGCTACGAATCGGGCAATCAGCAGATTCTCAACAACATCAAAAAGGGCCTGAAGGTCGAGGCGGCGCGCAAGTTTACTGCCGACTGCCACAAGCTCGGCATCGCCATCCACGGCACCTTCATTCTGGGATTGCCCGGCGAAACCAAGGAGACGATTCAGCAAACCATCCAGTTTGCCAAGGAAATCAATCCACATACTATCCAGGTATCCCTGGCGGCGCCTTACCCTGGCACCTACCTCTATAACCAGGCCAAAGAACAGGGCTGGCTGACCGAAGAGGATGAGGCGCATCTGGTCAACGATCGTGGAGTGCAGATCAGCCCCATGAGTTATCCCCACCTCAATCACACGGAAATTTTTGATTCGGTTGAGGTGATGTACAAGAAATTCTACTTCCGTGCGGGCAAGATCGCGGAAATCACCGGAGAGATGCTGCGCAGTTCACAAATGATGAAACGCCGTCTGCGGGAGGGGGTAGAGTTTGTGCGCTTTCTTCGTCAGCGGCATGGCTGA
- the hpnI gene encoding bacteriohopanetetrol glucosamine biosynthesis glycosyltransferase HpnI, whose protein sequence is MLWPGLPSIAISDPVLIAAYFFALIAGLSCIYWALAWWQVETWQPQLPEDAGPLSAPDAAGISIIKPLHGIEPELSANLQSFLAQRYPRFEMLCGVQDSADPVLLLLAELSERSKLRIIRHATTLGSNPKVNNLAGIIAEASYPILVLADADIRVGPSYLAHLVRELNLPEVGVVSCLYRARPLSGFSSQLLAVQIQEHFLPSVRLAAALGPNVYCGGATIAVRRESFDAMAGCAALADELADDYALGARIRALGYQSVLSDYVVETLVAEDGFAAFYAHALRWARTTRAVQPWGHAFSFLTYPVPLVLMLAVFWQGWAWSVVALVACLRLVYHWRIGRKLRSPLSATAVLVADILGLWIWGHAQVAGKVRWRGRNFSIDAHGQMHDGVQR, encoded by the coding sequence ATGCTGTGGCCTGGTTTGCCGAGCATCGCTATTTCTGATCCCGTGCTGATCGCTGCGTACTTTTTTGCGCTAATCGCCGGCCTTTCCTGCATCTACTGGGCCCTCGCCTGGTGGCAGGTGGAGACTTGGCAACCGCAGTTGCCGGAGGACGCAGGTCCGCTCTCTGCGCCCGACGCAGCTGGGATCAGCATCATCAAACCGTTGCACGGAATCGAGCCGGAGCTCTCCGCAAATCTGCAGAGTTTTCTGGCGCAGCGCTACCCTCGTTTCGAGATGCTCTGCGGGGTCCAGGATTCTGCCGATCCTGTCCTGCTGCTTCTCGCGGAATTGTCGGAACGATCGAAGCTGCGAATTATTCGGCATGCGACGACGCTTGGCAGCAACCCCAAGGTCAACAACTTGGCGGGCATCATTGCCGAGGCGAGCTATCCCATTCTGGTACTGGCTGACGCGGACATTCGCGTCGGACCGAGCTACCTGGCGCATCTGGTCCGCGAGCTGAACCTGCCCGAGGTGGGGGTGGTAAGCTGTTTATATCGGGCGCGTCCCCTTTCCGGTTTCTCCTCACAGCTCTTGGCCGTGCAGATTCAAGAGCATTTTTTGCCGTCGGTGCGCCTTGCCGCAGCACTCGGGCCCAATGTTTATTGCGGTGGCGCAACGATTGCCGTGCGCCGCGAGTCGTTCGACGCGATGGCTGGCTGTGCCGCCCTCGCCGACGAGCTTGCCGATGACTATGCCTTGGGAGCGCGGATACGCGCTTTGGGATATCAGAGCGTGCTGAGCGACTACGTGGTCGAGACGCTGGTGGCCGAAGACGGATTCGCCGCCTTCTACGCCCATGCCCTGCGTTGGGCGCGCACCACCCGCGCCGTGCAACCCTGGGGGCATGCCTTTTCGTTTTTGACCTATCCGGTTCCTCTGGTACTGATGCTTGCCGTGTTTTGGCAGGGGTGGGCCTGGAGTGTGGTGGCGCTGGTCGCCTGCCTGCGCCTCGTGTACCATTGGCGGATTGGACGAAAATTGCGATCGCCATTGTCGGCGACGGCGGTGCTGGTGGCGGACATCCTGGGTCTGTGGATCTGGGGGCACGCGCAAGTCGCCGGAAAGGTACGCTGGCGTGGTCGCAATTTTTCCATCGATGCCCACGGGCAAATGCATGACGGAGTACAGCGATGA
- a CDS encoding MMPL family transporter — protein sequence MISPAAERFLARIGEWYMRRICMLMAFSVRHAKAVFFSFALLLLLALAYVVTHFAMNTDTSDVLSHDLPFQQREIAYKKVFPQDRDSIVVVLQGKNTSATENAVERLQGWLEAHPKYFRSVYVPGGGKFFAQNGLLYLSEQQVHEFARRITAAQPLIASLSANPSLAGLSDLLTEAAQQSLHGNVDVQGLVPLYDAFTQSIDAQLAGHPRQIDWAKLMGGSLGDLGPQQRFVIIEPTLNYDSLQPAEASIQFLRKGLETLHINAAHGLKVGITGQAVLDAEQMKTVSEGAFSSLAITFGLEILLLIIALRSTRLVVGVLFNLVAGIIFTTAWALLVIGPFNLISVSFAILFIGLGVDFGIQFSLRFREELFNGASHEEAMRRVSRGLGAALSLAAVAAAISFFAFVPTSYAGIVDLGLISGASMLIGLFLTLTLLPAFLTLWRLSATARKHVNFPRFHRVPTLARHPIHRYAWLVLAVVAVLAVAAFPAALQVRFDFNPLHMIDQNAEGVKVFEELLANPDTAPYRIEVLAKNLDEAQAIAKRLEKVPTVARALTIADYIPQDQEPKLAILNNLQILVPPFSLLMPASLTSPASDTAQKMEKLQKKLQELAAKKKGEQARAAGNLAHALARFLAADAQDSAALASLQNSLLGTLPGELHQLGEALLASRVTIDNLPKDLRSRYLAADGQARVEVFPKADLTNNQKMLHFVSTVLQVEPRAVGAPVMLVQGGEAVLGAFQEATCIAIGGIALLLLLSLRRYRDMLLIVLPLLLAALFTVAAMSLLGVSFNLGNIIVLPLLIGLGVAFGIYIVLRWRSGVDAAHLLQTSTPMAVFFSGLTTLSAFGSMALSVDPGMASLGDALSLALAVVLLCILVVLPALLLLFTASPREEGIAQDEGS from the coding sequence ATGATTTCGCCTGCGGCTGAGCGATTTCTTGCGCGCATTGGCGAGTGGTACATGCGCCGCATCTGTATGCTCATGGCATTCTCGGTGCGCCATGCCAAAGCGGTGTTTTTCTCTTTTGCCCTCCTGCTCCTGCTGGCGCTTGCCTACGTTGTCACCCATTTCGCGATGAATACCGACACCAGCGATGTGTTGTCGCATGATCTGCCGTTTCAACAACGCGAAATTGCTTACAAAAAGGTCTTTCCCCAGGACCGCGATAGCATCGTCGTTGTCTTGCAGGGAAAGAACACGAGCGCGACAGAGAACGCTGTCGAGCGACTGCAAGGCTGGCTGGAAGCGCATCCCAAGTATTTCCGCAGTGTTTATGTTCCGGGCGGTGGCAAGTTCTTTGCGCAGAATGGCTTGCTATATCTGTCCGAGCAGCAGGTACATGAGTTTGCGCGGCGGATCACGGCGGCACAGCCATTGATTGCCAGCCTTTCTGCCAACCCCAGTCTGGCAGGTCTGAGCGATCTGCTCACGGAAGCAGCGCAGCAGAGTCTTCACGGCAACGTCGATGTTCAAGGTCTCGTACCCTTATACGATGCCTTTACGCAAAGTATCGATGCGCAGCTGGCCGGACATCCGCGGCAGATCGATTGGGCCAAGCTGATGGGTGGCAGTTTGGGAGATCTGGGACCCCAGCAGCGTTTTGTGATTATCGAGCCAACCCTGAATTATGACAGTCTGCAGCCAGCCGAGGCCTCCATCCAATTCTTGCGCAAGGGCCTGGAGACGTTGCACATCAACGCGGCGCATGGGCTGAAGGTGGGGATCACCGGCCAGGCTGTACTGGATGCGGAGCAAATGAAAACCGTCAGCGAAGGCGCGTTTTCCTCGCTGGCCATTACTTTCGGGCTGGAGATCCTGCTTCTCATCATTGCGTTGCGTAGTACCCGTCTCGTGGTAGGGGTGCTCTTCAATCTTGTTGCTGGCATCATTTTCACCACCGCCTGGGCATTGCTGGTGATTGGGCCGTTCAACCTGATCTCTGTGTCTTTTGCCATTTTATTCATTGGGTTGGGCGTCGATTTTGGTATTCAGTTCAGCTTGCGCTTTCGCGAGGAGCTTTTCAACGGAGCGAGTCACGAAGAGGCGATGCGGCGTGTCTCTCGCGGTTTGGGCGCAGCCTTATCGCTTGCAGCCGTCGCTGCCGCCATCAGTTTTTTCGCCTTTGTGCCCACCAGTTATGCAGGCATCGTAGATCTGGGGTTGATCTCCGGCGCCAGCATGTTGATCGGACTGTTCCTCACCCTTACCCTGTTGCCCGCCTTTCTCACTCTCTGGCGGCTCTCAGCAACGGCGCGGAAACACGTGAATTTTCCCCGTTTCCATCGGGTGCCCACGCTTGCACGGCATCCCATTCACCGGTACGCTTGGCTGGTTCTCGCGGTGGTTGCCGTGCTTGCCGTCGCGGCGTTTCCTGCTGCGCTGCAGGTTCGCTTCGATTTCAATCCGCTGCACATGATCGATCAGAACGCGGAAGGGGTAAAGGTTTTTGAGGAATTGCTTGCCAATCCTGATACGGCACCCTATCGCATCGAGGTCCTCGCAAAAAATCTGGACGAGGCACAAGCCATCGCAAAACGACTGGAAAAGGTGCCGACGGTCGCTCGGGCGTTGACCATTGCCGACTATATCCCGCAAGACCAGGAACCGAAGCTTGCCATTCTCAACAATCTGCAGATCCTCGTACCACCATTTTCTTTACTGATGCCTGCCAGTTTGACCTCGCCAGCGTCGGATACGGCGCAAAAAATGGAGAAGCTGCAAAAGAAGTTGCAGGAACTGGCCGCCAAGAAGAAGGGTGAGCAGGCGCGCGCGGCCGGCAACCTGGCGCATGCATTGGCCCGATTCCTGGCGGCGGATGCCCAGGATTCTGCGGCGCTGGCGTCGCTGCAAAACTCCCTGCTGGGCACCTTGCCGGGCGAATTGCATCAGCTTGGTGAGGCGCTCCTAGCCTCGCGCGTAACCATCGACAATCTACCCAAGGACCTGCGTAGCCGTTATCTCGCCGCTGATGGGCAGGCGCGGGTGGAAGTCTTTCCCAAAGCGGATCTGACCAATAATCAAAAAATGCTGCATTTCGTTTCTACGGTGCTCCAGGTCGAGCCGCGAGCGGTTGGCGCCCCGGTTATGCTGGTGCAGGGAGGAGAGGCAGTATTGGGCGCTTTCCAGGAGGCGACCTGTATCGCCATTGGGGGTATCGCCCTGCTGCTGCTGCTATCTTTGCGTCGCTATCGCGACATGTTATTGATTGTTCTGCCCTTGCTGCTGGCAGCTCTGTTTACGGTGGCGGCAATGTCGCTGTTGGGAGTCAGTTTCAATCTGGGCAATATCATTGTGTTGCCGCTTCTCATTGGTCTGGGGGTGGCATTTGGTATCTATATCGTGCTGCGCTGGCGCAGCGGAGTCGACGCTGCACATCTCTTGCAAACGTCCACGCCGATGGCGGTTTTTTTCAGTGGTCTGACCACCCTCAGTGCCTTCGGCAGTATGGCGTTGTCCGTCGATCCCGGGATGGCGAGTCTGGGTGACGCGCTGAGTCTTGCATTGGCGGTGGTTCTGCTCTGCATTCTGGTCGTGCTGCCAGCGCTACTGCTCCTTTTCACTGCCTCACCGCGTGAGGAAGGGATTGCCCAGGATGAGGGCAGCTGA
- the hpnA gene encoding hopanoid-associated sugar epimerase produces the protein MRALITGASGFVGAAVLRRLTLEGVPVRLLARTGADDSAWKNLPGVERVVGDLCDPASLRQAVAGCRWLFHVAADYRLWVPDPEPMYQANVVGTETLMRAALDAGVERIVYTSSVAVLGLRADGQPSDEETPSTLADMIGHYKRSKYLAEERVRALCRDEDAPIVIVNPSTPIGPEDRKPTPTGRMVLEAAAGRMPAYIDTGLNVVHVDDVALGHWLALQQGKSGERYILGGDNLSLQAILTRISGLTGRSSPRLRLPRRLLYPIAWGSEAWVRWRGRGLPLVSTDELRMAAHRMYFDSRKAEQQLGYTHRPAEEALRDAVAWFAEHRYF, from the coding sequence ATGCGGGCACTGATTACCGGCGCCTCCGGTTTTGTTGGTGCAGCCGTATTGCGACGCTTGACCCTGGAGGGCGTCCCGGTACGCCTGCTGGCTCGCACTGGCGCAGATGACAGCGCGTGGAAAAACTTGCCTGGCGTGGAACGGGTGGTGGGTGACCTCTGTGATCCGGCCAGCCTACGGCAGGCGGTGGCCGGCTGTCGTTGGCTCTTCCATGTGGCCGCCGATTATCGCCTCTGGGTGCCGGATCCCGAACCCATGTACCAAGCCAATGTCGTTGGCACCGAGACATTGATGCGGGCTGCCCTGGATGCTGGCGTGGAGCGTATTGTCTATACCAGTAGCGTCGCGGTACTGGGCTTGCGCGCCGATGGGCAACCCAGTGATGAAGAAACCCCGTCGACTCTGGCTGACATGATTGGCCACTATAAACGCAGCAAGTATCTCGCCGAAGAACGGGTGCGTGCGTTGTGTCGTGACGAGGATGCGCCGATCGTCATTGTCAATCCCTCTACCCCCATCGGACCGGAGGATCGTAAGCCGACGCCGACTGGGCGCATGGTGCTCGAAGCGGCGGCGGGACGTATGCCCGCCTATATCGATACCGGCCTTAATGTCGTGCATGTGGATGATGTGGCGCTGGGGCACTGGCTTGCCTTGCAGCAAGGAAAATCTGGCGAACGCTACATTCTCGGTGGTGACAATTTGTCGCTGCAGGCCATCCTCACCCGCATCAGCGGCTTGACCGGGCGATCCTCGCCGCGCCTACGTCTACCGCGGCGTCTGTTGTACCCGATTGCCTGGGGTTCCGAGGCTTGGGTGCGCTGGCGTGGTCGAGGCTTGCCGCTGGTCAGTACGGATGAGCTGCGTATGGCCGCACATCGCATGTATTTCGACTCGCGCAAAGCCGAACAGCAGCTTGGCTATACCCATCGCCCGGCGGAGGAGGCCTTGCGGGATGCTGTGGCCTGGTTTGCCGAGCATCGCTATTTCTGA
- a CDS encoding 5'-methylthioadenosine nucleosidase, translated as MGAQSLSKPAGRRLGLVVALAVEAKALGLPASPMGKVHPCADGHLAILSGMGPEAAANAGRALLEAGAEALLSVGTAGALRSDLQAGDLCIPRQILWQERAYSADEVLASHFLAQHPQARRENLLSLAQMLVDRQSKAAYAQQALAVDMESGALAALAAAEGHPFLALRVIVDSVDAVVPDAVRRGVDAVGNPRLPGFLWQLLRRPRDVPRLIRLGGQMQRAAITLRQLGRASEKGGWGCGH; from the coding sequence ATGGGCGCTCAGTCGCTATCAAAACCTGCAGGTCGGCGCCTAGGTCTTGTCGTCGCCCTCGCGGTCGAAGCCAAGGCATTGGGGCTGCCGGCCTCGCCCATGGGCAAGGTACACCCCTGCGCGGACGGTCATCTCGCCATTCTCTCCGGGATGGGACCCGAGGCCGCGGCAAACGCGGGTCGAGCCCTCCTGGAAGCGGGAGCCGAGGCCCTGCTGAGTGTAGGTACTGCCGGCGCTTTGCGGAGTGACTTGCAAGCCGGCGATCTTTGCATTCCCCGACAGATCCTCTGGCAGGAGCGTGCGTACTCTGCGGATGAAGTTCTGGCAAGTCATTTTCTCGCTCAGCACCCGCAGGCACGGCGGGAGAACTTGCTGTCGCTTGCCCAGATGCTGGTCGATCGGCAGAGCAAGGCGGCGTACGCGCAGCAGGCGCTCGCCGTGGATATGGAGAGCGGCGCGCTCGCCGCACTGGCAGCGGCGGAGGGGCATCCCTTTCTCGCCTTGCGCGTCATCGTCGACAGTGTCGATGCCGTAGTGCCGGACGCCGTACGTCGCGGAGTCGATGCCGTGGGCAACCCGCGTTTGCCCGGGTTTCTCTGGCAACTGCTGCGCCGCCCGCGGGATGTGCCGCGGCTGATCAGGCTCGGCGGACAGATGCAGCGAGCCGCGATCACCCTGCGGCAATTGGGCAGGGCATCGGAGAAGGGAGGATGGGGATGCGGGCACTGA
- the hpnK gene encoding hopanoid biosynthesis-associated protein HpnK, whose product MASERRVIFNADDFGLDASVNAAVVSAHQHGVLNSASLMVSAAAAAEALALARNLPDLGVGLHLTLVDGYPVLPAAQVPDLVDEHGRFAADLWRRGIRYFFLPRVRRQLAAEIAAQYAVFADSGLRLDHVNAHKHLHAHPTVLNLLIEIGRRFALRAVRIPREPLALARQLAPVTGSAALGARLLLPWVARMRRVIRSQGLFCNDLLLGLQSTGQMDADRLRRALAIVPSGQVTELYFHPAQEQTAQLRQLMPDYRPAAEWRALCAPELATTLRAQGIRTGTYHDFACG is encoded by the coding sequence GTGGCGAGCGAACGAAGAGTCATTTTCAATGCGGATGATTTCGGCCTAGATGCTTCCGTAAATGCTGCAGTTGTGTCGGCGCATCAACACGGGGTACTCAATAGTGCGAGTCTGATGGTGTCGGCCGCGGCTGCTGCTGAGGCCCTTGCGCTTGCGCGGAATCTGCCTGATCTTGGAGTTGGTTTGCATTTGACCCTGGTGGATGGTTATCCGGTATTGCCTGCGGCGCAGGTTCCTGATCTGGTCGATGAGCATGGTCGTTTTGCCGCTGACCTATGGCGTCGCGGCATTCGCTATTTTTTTCTGCCGCGGGTGCGGCGCCAGCTCGCCGCCGAGATCGCCGCGCAATACGCGGTCTTCGCCGACAGTGGTTTGCGCCTCGATCACGTGAACGCGCACAAGCACCTGCACGCCCATCCTACGGTCCTGAATCTGCTCATCGAAATTGGCAGGCGCTTTGCCTTGCGCGCGGTGCGCATTCCGCGGGAACCGTTGGCACTGGCGCGGCAGCTGGCGCCGGTGACGGGCAGCGCTGCGTTGGGCGCACGGTTATTACTACCCTGGGTTGCGCGCATGCGTCGCGTCATCCGCTCTCAAGGACTATTCTGCAACGATCTCTTGCTGGGACTGCAGTCCACCGGACAGATGGATGCCGACCGACTGCGACGTGCTCTGGCCATTGTCCCCTCTGGACAGGTGACGGAGCTGTATTTTCACCCCGCGCAGGAACAGACCGCGCAACTGCGGCAACTGATGCCCGACTATCGGCCCGCGGCGGAGTGGCGGGCGCTCTGTGCCCCAGAACTCGCGACAACTCTGCGCGCCCAAGGTATTCGTACCGGAACGTATCATGATTTCGCCTGCGGCTGA
- a CDS encoding lysylphosphatidylglycerol synthase domain-containing protein, which produces MRAADLSFFRYRGIGSAALLSFGLLFTAWLVWHEGAHGIVAILRQSSWLIWLLLPAHALAIGLDALSWRWLLASVPGRPALPRLTWLALLREAVNGLLPVARVGGEFVGIRLLARMGVSLVQAAASVVVEVSLTLLSQFLFVLLGFVLLLDWAGDLQLQREILYALLAVMPVLALLFWLQGHFGLFHVLHALLRRVSGGRDFSVLIGDPRQLDAEVLQIYRRRWPLLWANFWQLAGLFAGAGELWLSFLLLQHPISLSAAVLLESLGQALRSVAFFMPAALGVQEGGFIFFGAVVGVGPELALAYSLLRRFRELALGLPLLMSWYVWEGQGLRRKWLGRQWSQEEGV; this is translated from the coding sequence ATGAGGGCAGCTGATCTCTCATTTTTCCGCTATCGAGGCATAGGCAGCGCAGCGCTGCTTTCCTTTGGGCTCCTGTTCACTGCCTGGCTGGTGTGGCACGAGGGGGCGCACGGAATCGTTGCCATATTGCGGCAAAGCTCTTGGCTGATCTGGCTGCTTTTGCCCGCCCATGCCTTGGCGATCGGTCTTGATGCGTTGAGCTGGCGCTGGCTCCTGGCCTCAGTGCCTGGGCGCCCGGCGTTGCCCAGGTTGACTTGGCTGGCCTTGCTGCGGGAAGCCGTCAATGGTCTGCTACCCGTTGCCCGAGTGGGCGGCGAATTTGTGGGCATCCGGCTCTTGGCACGCATGGGTGTTTCGCTCGTACAGGCGGCGGCAAGCGTGGTGGTAGAGGTCAGTCTGACTTTGCTCAGTCAGTTTTTATTTGTCCTCCTCGGTTTCGTCCTCCTGCTGGATTGGGCGGGCGACTTGCAGTTGCAGCGGGAGATCCTTTACGCCCTACTCGCAGTCATGCCGGTTTTGGCTTTGTTGTTTTGGTTGCAGGGTCACTTTGGCCTCTTTCATGTGTTGCATGCATTGTTGCGTCGGGTCAGTGGTGGCCGCGATTTCTCGGTCCTGATCGGCGACCCGCGGCAACTGGACGCAGAGGTTCTGCAGATCTATCGACGGCGCTGGCCATTGCTTTGGGCAAATTTCTGGCAATTGGCTGGGCTATTTGCGGGTGCTGGCGAACTCTGGCTGAGTTTCTTGCTCCTGCAGCATCCCATTTCTTTGTCTGCCGCCGTACTTCTGGAGAGTTTGGGGCAAGCCCTGAGAAGTGTGGCATTCTTTATGCCAGCAGCATTGGGCGTGCAGGAGGGTGGGTTCATCTTTTTTGGCGCAGTCGTGGGCGTTGGACCGGAGCTGGCCTTGGCCTATTCGCTCCTGCGCCGTTTCCGCGAATTGGCACTCGGATTACCGTTGCTGATGTCCTGGTATGTTTGGGAAGGCCAAGGCTTGCGACGAAAATGGCTTGGAAGACAATGGTCTCAAGAGGAGGGCGTATGA